The following are from one region of the Sorghum bicolor cultivar BTx623 chromosome 2, Sorghum_bicolor_NCBIv3, whole genome shotgun sequence genome:
- the LOC8062047 gene encoding fasciclin-like arabinogalactan protein 2, with translation MARSRPGILLSVAALAVAAVAALAPAPVAATKYNITKILAPYKEYSKFNEMLSKTRLAYDINRRQTITVLAVDNSAMSALDHYSLQTIRHILSLHVLVDYYGDKKLKKLAHGATASSSMFQATGSASGMSGYVNITRKDGKVSFMTEDADDTAKPSRYVKSVKEYPYDIAVLQVSSIISSAEAEAPVPAPAPVDLVELLSKRYCKSFASLLSADAEAFRAANESKDNGLTLFCPVDSAVASFAATYKNLTAKAKTAILLYHAVPDYFSLQLLKSNNGMVTTLATASEKKMDYSYDVKNKDETVTLQTRVVTSSVTATVGDMEPLAVYAVDKFLQPKELFKVVEAPAPAPEPSSKKKKAGRGGGDDDDDSSDDSTADAEKGDAAPALLARWVVTAAAAAVAAYALI, from the exons ATGGCAAGAAGCCGGCCGGGCATTCTGCTCTCCGTGGCGGCCCTCGCCGTTGCGGCGGTGGCGGCactggcgccggcgccggtggcCGCGACAAAGTACAACATCACCAAGATTCTGGCACCGTACAAGGAGTACTCCAAGTTCAACGAGATGCTGTCCAAGACGCGGCTGGCGTACGACATCAACCGGCGGCAGACCATCACCGTGCTGGCCGTCGACAACTCTGCCATGTCGGCGCTCGACCACTACTCGCTGCAGACGATCCGGCACATCCTGTCGCTGCACGTCCTCGTCGACTACTACGGGGATAagaagctcaagaagcttgCCCACGgcgccaccgcctcctcctccatgtTCCAG GCTACCGGGTCGGCGTCCGGCATGTCGGGGTACGTGAACATCACCCGAAAAGACGGCAAGGTGAGTTTCATGACGGAGGACGCCGACGACACGGCGAAGCCGTCCCGGTACGTCAAGTCCGTGAAGGAGTACCCCTACGACATCGCGGTGCTCCAGGTGAGCTCCATCATCTcgtcggcggaggcggaggcgcccGTCCCGGCCCCGGCGCCCGTGGACCTGGTGGAGCTCCTCTCCAAGCGCTACTGCAAGTCGTTCGCGTCCCTGCTCTCCGCCGACGCCGAGGCGTTCCGCGCCGCCAACGAGAGCAAGGACAACGGCCTCACGCTCTTCTGCCCCGTGGACTCGGCCGTCGCGTCGTTCGCGGCCACCTACAAGAACCTGACGGCCAAGGCCAAGACGGCCATCCTCCTCTACCACGCCGTGCCGGACTACTTCTCGCTGCAGCTGCTCAAGTCCAACAACGGCATGGTCACCACGCTCGCCACCGCCAGCGAGAAGAAGATGGACTACAGCTACGACGTCAAGAACAAGGACGAGACGGTCACGCTGCAGACCAGGGTCGTCACGTCCAGCGTCACCGCCACCGTCGGCGACATGGAGCCGCTGGCAGTCTACGCCGTCGACAAGTTCCTGCAGCCCAAGGAGCTGTTCAAGGTCGTCGAGGcgcccgcgccggcgccggagccgtcgtccaagaagaagaaggccgGTCGCGGCGGgggtgacgacgacgacgattccTCCGACGATTCCACGGCCGATGCGGAAAAGGGCGACGCCGCACCGGCTCTGCTCGCGCGATGGGTAGTCaccgcggccgccgcggcggtAGCTGCATATGCGTTGATCTGA
- the LOC8062048 gene encoding uncharacterized protein At4g15970, whose protein sequence is MIKVVTNLLRFLVISSISSVILVVVHRSPCSYHPNNLPAAHKEEPAQLVASSNGTTHQVAAASSSDSDDDKLSELLRRAATEDNKTVIMAITNEAWTAPGSLTDRFLESFRTGVKTEALLKHLLIVTVDAKARERCARAHPLCYALDVGGADFTSEQRYMAEDYLDMMWRRVRFQGRVLELGYSFLLTDVDIVWFRNPLLRVPVAADMAMACDRFRGDNPYDLDKGANAGLVYARASARTAEFYRVWYEARTLFPGNKTQDVFEKVKHQLTARLGVTLQFVDTAYFGTFCDRQRKEKDFNKLCTFHANCILGLKNKVHKLRAVLNEWNQFKAAASNNGTTLITY, encoded by the coding sequence ATGATCAAGGTAGTGACAAATCTCTTGCGTTTCCTCGTGATCAGCTCCATTTCCAGTGTCATTCTTGTGGTGGTACACCGTTCTCCGTGCTCGTACCACCCCAATAACTTACCAGCAGCGCATAAAGAAGAACCGGCCCAGCTTGTGGCTAGTAGTAATGGAACAACTCATCAGGTTGCTGCTGCCTCGTCTTCCGATTCCGACGACGACAAGCTTTCCGAGCTGCTGAGACGAGCTGCCACGGAGGACAACAAGACGGTGATAATGGCCATCACAAACGAGGCGTGGACAGCTCCCGGCTCGCTCACGGACCGCTTCCTGGAGAGCTTCCGCACGGGCGTGAAGACGGAGGCCCTGCTGAAGCACCTCCTCATCGTCACCGTCGACGCCAAGGCGCGGGAGCGGTGCGCGCGGGCGCACCCGCTCTGCTACGCCCTGGACGTCGGCGGCGCCGACTTCACGTCGGAGCAGCGGTACATGGCCGAGGACTACCTGGACATGATGTGGCGCCGGGTCAGGTTCCAGGGCCGCGTCCTGGAGCTCGGCTACAGCTTCCTCCTCACGGACGTGGACATCGTGTGGTTCCGGAACCCGCTGCTGCGCGTCCCGGTGGCGGCGGACATGGCCATGGCGTGCGACCGGTTCCGCGGCGACAACCCCTACGACCTGGACAAGGGCGCCAACGCCGGGCTGGTGTACGCCAGGGCCAGCGCGCGGACGGCCGAGTTCTACCGCGTCTGGTACGAGGCCAGGACCCTGTTCCCGGGCAACAAGACGCAGGACGTGTTCGAGAAGGTCAAGCACCAGCTGACGGCGAGGCTTGGCGTCACGCTGCAGTTCGTCGACACCGCCTACTTCGGCACCTTCTGCGACCgccagaggaaggagaaggacttCAACAAGCTCTGCACCTtccatgccaactgcatcctGGGGCTCAAGAACAAGGTGCACAAGCTGCGCGCCGTCCTCAACGAGTGGAATCAGTTCAAGGCCGCCGCCAGCAACAACGGCACCACTCTTATTACGTACTGA